Below is a genomic region from Bacteroidales bacterium.
CACCCATTCCCGGAAATGATTGTCTTCTATTTCTTTCAGAATAGCTCCCACATCACCGGGAGAACAAGTGATTCTTTGTACCTGTGCGCTTCTCAACGGTTCTTTCTTTTCGTACAAAACGGATAGTGCCAGTAATTTGGCATACTTTTCATCTGTGCTCATTTCTATATTGCTTAAAATTGATTTTCTAATAATTAAAACACACTCAATAAATACCTGGGACAATACAAACACACCTAGGCGTTTGTATTAAATTTTGATGGGTTATAAGGATCGCCGGATTGTGCCGGATAGCGATCCGGATAAGATCAAATGCGTAGTATGCGTTCCAATAAGTAGACAGGTATAGTAGACAACGGAAAGAAATCCTCCGTTGATTGTTTTAATGCATGTTGATAAAACTGGTTGAGTACGGATGAGTATAAGGCAAATGAATCAAACGGAAATCCATCCATATTCCGGTGGTTTCCGAAATCATATTTAATGGCGGAAGTATGATACATAAAATTGACCGACAGGTTTCCCGGCAAATCGATCAAAGCATGTGCGGGATGTCCGTTCTCAAAATCCTGAGTGCTAAATGAGAATGCTGAGAATGAGAAGCATACAAAAATGATCATCAGCCAATAACTGATGATCCGGTCTCTTTTAGAATATGTATTTTCCTGATGCATAAACAAATTACGATGCAAATATAAACTTATATCAACATCTGCTGACAAAACAAATAAATATTCTTTAATTCTTCTACAAATTCAGTACCAAAGTCATATAATTGATAATTGATAATTGAATATTTTAAGTTACTCAAATGATGAATTATCTAAAAAAAGTTGGGAATTAGAATTTTTACGTGGAGGTGCGGTAAGCATTGATCACGCCTTTTACCTTTTTCACCCGGTTGATCAATGTGTCCAGATAATTGGTGTCTTTGACCAAAACGGAAATGGTACCTCCGAATATGCCATCATTGGTTTGCAGGGAAATGGACCTGATCGGCGTATTCATTTCCTTGGATACAATGTCGGTCAACCGGTTGACGACCCCTATCTCATCATGTCCGGTGACCCATAAATCGGCCTGGTATAGTGAATCCTGTTCCGAATCCACCCACCGGGCGTCCAGGATACGGTATCCGAATTTCTCGGCCATCTGTTTGGCATTCGGACAATTTTCCCGGTGTATTTTTACCCCGTCATTGATGGTGACAAATGCAAAAATCCGATCGCCGTAAACTGGATTGCAACATTTGGCCAGTTTATAATCCCATCCACCCGTTTTTCCGTCAATGCTGATAAAATCCTTCCCACTATCTTTTCCCTGATGGGGGCGGGCTAGTTTTCCTACTGCCTGTTCGTCGATCTTTTCAGGTGTCTTTTGCTTTTCTTCCTTTTCCGATGCTGCAACAGCTTCCTTTATCGCCGAAAAATCAATTTTATCATCTACCGCCAACGCATAAACTTCGGTATAGGTTTTCACCTTGCATATTTTCTGCATGATTTTCAGCGCATGGTCATCCAGGGTCAGCTTCCAGTTCTTGAACCGGCGAGTCAGTATTTCACGGCCCTGTTCCGAAATTTTGCGTTCTTCGTCTTTCAGTACTGCCTTAATACGGTTTCTTGCTTTGGAGGTAACCACAGCAGATAACCAGTCAGTGCTTGGTTTCTGGTTCTTAAAAGTATTGATCTCTACTTTATCTCCATTTTGGAGCACATGCCGTATAGGTACATTTTTCCCGTTCACTTTTGCTCCTACACAAACAGAGCCTATATCGGAATGGATATCGAAAGCAAAGTCAAGTACGGTTGATCCGACCGGTAATTTTCGCAGGTCTCCTTTAGGCGTAAAGACGAAGATCTCCTTTGAATAAAGGTTCAGCTTCATATTGTCTAAACGCTCGGAATTTTCAGAATCGGGAGATTCAAGGCTTTCCCGTATCTGTTCCAGCAGCTTTTCCATCTGATCATCTGTCTGTCCGCCTTTATACTTCCAGTGGGCTGCGAGTCCTTTTTCGGCGATTTCGTCCATCCGTGCAGTACGTATCTGTACTTCTACCCAGCGCCCTTCAGGGCCGATCACCGTTGTATGCAGCGATTCATAGCCGTTCGATTTGGGCACTGAGATCCAGTCGCGCATCCGTAAAGGATTGGGTTGGTAAAGATCGGTGACTACCGAATAAACATGCCAGCAATCCGACTTTTCCTTGCCGGATGTTGAATTCAATATAATACGGATGGCAAACAGGTCATACACTTCTTCAAAGTCTACACGCTGTTTGACCATCTTATTGTAAATGGAATAAACCGATTTAAGCCTTGCTTTGATCGAAAAGTCAAATCCCTGCAGGCTCAGTTCATCATGGATGGGTTGGATGAATTCTTTGATGAAGCGGTTACGTCTGGTTGTCGTTTCAGCCAGTTTGCGTGTAATGTTCTGGTATGCTTCGGGTTGGATGTGCTTCAAAGACAGGTCTTCCATTTCCGACTTGATATTATACAGACCCAGCCTGTGAGCCAAGGGAGCGAACAAGTAAAAGGTGTCGGAGGCAAATGGATAACGCTCTTTTTCAGGGAACAGGTCCAGTATACGCATGATTTTCAGGCGTTCACCCAATTTGATCAATATTACATTGATATCGGTGACCATAGACAGTAACATATTGCGGAAATTTTCCGCCTGATGGACGGTGTCATTCACACTAATACCCGATATCCTTGCCAGTTCTTCCGTCATTGCAGCTACTTTTTCACCAAAAGTATCCCGGATCTGTTCCGGCCTGATCAAACCGGAAGGAACAAAATGGTACAACATGGATGCCAGTACCGAAGGTTTCCGTAGCCCTAATTCCTCCACTGTAATCAACGCCAGGTCCAGTACAAAATCAATGGCCTGTTGGCCATAAAGCTGATCATCCTTGCCTACACTCAGTATCAGATGGAAAGCTTTCCGGATGTCTTTCTGTCCATCCTGCAATACATTTTTCCCGGCACGGAGAAGCACCCTGTATTTACGCTCCGTTTCACGACTGACAAATATTTTATTTGTTTCTGTCTTCACCACCACCCCTTATTTATTGTTTATTGATTGTTGATTATTGTTTATTGATCCATCATTCGTCATTCTTTATATGTATGTGTTGTTTATTGATGTTCAACCAAACATGCTAACTCTCCGGAGTTAATTTTCAATCATCAATTTTCAATTTTCAATTATCAATTATCAATTATCAATTATCAATTATCAATTATATATGTCTATATGATTCAAACGGCAAGATACAATTTTTTCAAAAAACAGCAAAGATTATTCCGGAGGGTATCTCATTTGCTTGTGAATTGGTCTTTTGGAAAGATAACGATCGTATTAGTTTTCTGATGCTTCTGCTTTCCTTGTTTAATTTCCGTGAAACGTCCGTCAGTATTTGATTTTGCTTACATAAAATCGATTTATCTTTTGCATGAATATTGATGTAGGCATTTTAAAGCAATTAATTCTCCATTATACGTATGAATGACGGACAGGATACAGGCGTCCCTGTAAAAAAAAGAAACTGGTGTTTGGCCATAATAAAAAAGATTTTACTGGTCTTTGCAGGCCTTATTGTACTTACCGGGATTGTAATAAGTTTATTGTTATATACGGTTTTTACTCCCGAAAAAGTTACTCCGGTAGTATTGGGGCTTGTGAATAATTACCTGGATGCCCAGGTTGAATGTGAATCGGTGGAAATTACTTTTTTCAGCACTTTCCCCGATTTGGGGATACTTATGAAAAATGGAAAAATTATAAACAGGGATTCGGCCTTAAGGGCTACAGGTTTACCTCAGGATACACTGGTCTCTTTCCGCAGATGCCTGGTGTCATTCAATCCGGTTGCATTCCTGACAGACCGGAAAGTGATTATAAAAAAGCTTGAGATAGCAGGACCCCAGATCTATGCATTCGTCAATACGACAGGAAATGCAAACTGGAATATCCTTTCCCCGGATACAATTGTTATTGCTGATACCATCGTTGTAA
It encodes:
- a CDS encoding RelA/SpoT family protein, with translation MKTETNKIFVSRETERKYRVLLRAGKNVLQDGQKDIRKAFHLILSVGKDDQLYGQQAIDFVLDLALITVEELGLRKPSVLASMLYHFVPSGLIRPEQIRDTFGEKVAAMTEELARISGISVNDTVHQAENFRNMLLSMVTDINVILIKLGERLKIMRILDLFPEKERYPFASDTFYLFAPLAHRLGLYNIKSEMEDLSLKHIQPEAYQNITRKLAETTTRRNRFIKEFIQPIHDELSLQGFDFSIKARLKSVYSIYNKMVKQRVDFEEVYDLFAIRIILNSTSGKEKSDCWHVYSVVTDLYQPNPLRMRDWISVPKSNGYESLHTTVIGPEGRWVEVQIRTARMDEIAEKGLAAHWKYKGGQTDDQMEKLLEQIRESLESPDSENSERLDNMKLNLYSKEIFVFTPKGDLRKLPVGSTVLDFAFDIHSDIGSVCVGAKVNGKNVPIRHVLQNGDKVEINTFKNQKPSTDWLSAVVTSKARNRIKAVLKDEERKISEQGREILTRRFKNWKLTLDDHALKIMQKICKVKTYTEVYALAVDDKIDFSAIKEAVAASEKEEKQKTPEKIDEQAVGKLARPHQGKDSGKDFISIDGKTGGWDYKLAKCCNPVYGDRIFAFVTINDGVKIHRENCPNAKQMAEKFGYRILDARWVDSEQDSLYQADLWVTGHDEIGVVNRLTDIVSKEMNTPIRSISLQTNDGIFGGTISVLVKDTNYLDTLINRVKKVKGVINAYRTST